The genomic window TTATGGAATGGTAATTAGGTACACAGTAGCAGGTGGGTAAGTCAATAAGATGATTTAATATATACATCATAATACTATTGCTATGAAATATTCTGTCCTTAAATGTAAAGAAGTTCAGTTTATTTAACATAGAAATAACACTGCTGTCAGAGAATAATTATTGAAACAAAATTTTGCTACAGATGTCTGAATACTTTCTAATCTGTATATGTTTATAAGGATGTATGGGTCCCAGACAGGTGAAGCAAACTCAATGATAGGGCACGCCATAGATTTATATAAGTCACATTTGATGTGAGGAGGACACTGATAAAGTTTTAGCGCAGAAAGGCATTGACTTGTCTAGCTTTGTTAGTAATGGTAAAGATATGTTCATTCCATGTCAGCCTTTCATCAATAGTTACTACTAAGTACTTACTGTGAGTTACCTGTTTAATGATGGAGTTTGGAAAAGTAATACTGGTGGTAAATAGGGTTCATTTTTTTTAGTGATCCATAAGAATTCACACTTAATGGGATTGAACTCCATAagccataataataatattatgacagACCATTGATATAATAAGTTTAAGTCTTCTTGCAGACAGATACAGTCTGCTTCAGAGTGGATAACTGAATATAATAAGACATCGTCAGCATATAACTTTATCCTGTTATGAACACAATCAGGAGATCAGTAACATTATAGAAtatgaatattattatttttacaatAAAGACAAAACATAGCAATAGGAAATAAATTagaaaaacaaataaataaattgttCAGTTACAATGCTTCAGACATAGATGCTCCATCAACCACCCCCAGTGACCGTCGTCTTGCCCGAGAGCCCCGAACACAAAGCAAAGTAGCACGAAGGAGTCTTGCTTTTACCCAGCCCATGACAACACTGTATGACTTTTCCCACCTCGCAGCCAAATGATCAACTAGACACTTCAAAAAGAAATTTGCTTCACTGCCAAGTAGGCCATCAACACTAAAGCAAAGTGGGGTAAAACTAGCATGGCGTGCTTGACAAGCTAGAGAATACTTCCTTTTTTCTCAGCTTCAGCAGACCAAAGAACAGTTTGAGGCTAACGACTGCAATATGAAGGAGCATCAGTATCAACTACACGCACAGGGGTTCCCAAACACCACATACTCTTAAATCAGCAATCAAAGGTTCAGAGGTGGAGTTAGATTCACAAACAATAGGTTCTTTCTGAACTTGTTTCCATACAAAAGAGGACAAATCCCCAATAGCGTCCCGAACTTCATTGTGGCGTTGGAAAACTAGACCTCCAACACGGTAATCCAAAGTAATAGCCCTCAGCGGGCAACCAGTtgcccaagccaatacgagtttaACCACTGTATTCCTTTTATACTAGCTGTAAGCATGCCTAAGAGAATTCGATTATGAGAGGTAGAGTTCAACAATGTAGCTATATTTGTTATGACAAATGGACAAatctagagatatcacagaaaattctgtttgtTTTAGTAATATTCCTGTTTTGAGCTATTAGCATAATTTACAAAGACCTAGATGGGTACGCTTACTTGTGGAATGGTTATTTTgtgttatctgtaatgtgggtatgGTCCGTAATCGAAACTGTGCCAACAACTGTTTGCCATCATTATCCACTCAAGCCTTGTCTTTGAGCTATAGACCTATTCTATACACCTGTTCTTCGCACACTGCTGTGGTGCTATGGGCACAAAACAACTCATGACTTTTCTTGCTGACACTTAGCCACATATTTCACTATAGTACTGCTCTCAGTTACAACTCTAACTTTACTTTGGAAGCACTGATAAGGCGTGAGCTTTGATTTCTCCAGCTCTCAGAGAAATACATGTTCGGTCTTACGCGCTTACTGtattttaacattgtgtgaCGATTTCAGTACAACATATCCAGTCCCACAATCACTCCACTTGTATAtctgtataaaattaataatccCATTATAAGTCAGTTAGGAACCACACCCTTGGTTCTTCATGGTTTTAAATTAGAAACCTCAGTCTCTTAATCCACGAAGAACCTCAGTCTGGGTTCCTAACCTATTCATAATAGTTGTACAAGATGATGCAAGTAGCTCAGTTATATACATCATGCGTAAATCTGTAACTGACCACAAAATGTGGTTGAGTATGATGCATGAGAATATGCAGTATTTTCCTTGAATTCCCAGCAAATACAATGAGAAAGCAATATGTCAAGCAGCCACAGAAAGGTACTAGCTACAAATGACATGAGTATATACGTTGGTAACTAAAAATGATGGTTTATGTGTCTCCATCAGATTGATATAGTAACTCTCCCAAAGATAATCAGGTGTTTATGAAAACCGCCACTATAAGGAGTTGACCACATGTGACCacattttggaaaatcacccttatggttgcgcatgaaacaattagaaatttGAAACTAGCAAtgtgctgttaatagcagaaaacacttttcaGGTAATTTATTCAAGgtttaatttataatttatttatggtttattctacccttaaATAAGCAGGAATTTAACTTATGATGCTGTGATTTATCATTTTAATGTGGCGATGCTCCCATAAGTGTGATTTTCCAAATATTTGGTTAGGATAAATGATTTAACTGTAATTTTGATATACGATTGGTTTCCTTCATATTTCATTAATAACAACTACAATCAATCATTTCTCAAGAAACATATAGGGAAAAAACTTATGTTGTAGGCTATGTTCTCTGAAAATAAAAATATACTAACGCTCATAACTAGGtttcaatataataatattatttttctaTTTGTGATATTCACACCATAAGAAATTTTTGCATAGCCGCTGACAAAGATGCGACACATTAGGGGGATTATATAGGTTTGTTTATCAATGGCAACAATGGTATTCACAATTTAACTttgaaaatatatatatatttttcaaAAGTTACCTCCAGCAACATTCAACTTCCCGAAAACCAGATGAATGGCCACAGTGGTTGAGAAGATTTGAACAGTTTCAACTTACATCTGGTTTGTCAGAAGAAAAGAGTCAAGCTAAGCAAATCAGCACTCTACTCTACTGTTTGGGCGAAGAAGCAGAGAGCGTATTAGCTTCTACCAGCATCACATCAGAAGAGAGACAAAAGTATGAAACTGTTGTAGCTAAACTTAATGGTTACTTCAAGGTTTGCAAAAATGTCATATTTGAGAGAGCTAGATTTAACCGCAGAAACCAATTACCAGAAGAATCCGCAGAAGAGTACATCACCACACTCTACAGCTTGGTAGAAAACTGTGAATATGGAGATTTGACTTCCCAAATGATCAGAGATCGCCTAGTTGTAGGAATCCATGACACTGTACTCTCTGAGCATCTGCAGATGGATGCTACCTTGACCCTAGACAAAGCTATGCAGATGGTACACCAAAGAGAAGCCgtacaacagcagcagcaagtaTTCCTGAATCAAACCACCAAACCACAATTATCAGTTGACCATGTGAAAGGCAGGAAATTTAAATCCCTTCATACTAAAGGTATTACATTGAACAGAGACAAACAAACTCAAAAACACAAATGTATCCGCTGTGGCAACAAACCTCATCTTCACAGTATTTTCCCAGCTAGAGACTCAGTTTGCCACAAGTGCAAGAAGAAGGGCCACTACAGTCTGTCAAAACATGTTCATGAAATGACTTCAGACAGTCAATAGCCAGATGAAGACCTAGATGTGATCTATCTTGATGCCATCGAGTCTGGGAAAGGCTCCACCTGGAATGTTACAATTGATATCAATGGTCAACATGTGATGCTTAAATTAGACACTGGAGCAGAAGTACAGCTGTTACCCAAGAGACACTTGGCAATGTTGTGCTTAAACCAGCCACCAAGTCTCTGTGTGGGCCAGATAGGAAGCCACTAAAAGTCCTGGGTAAGTTGACAGTGCGTGATGAATTGAAGCGTATGGAATCAATGGGTGTTATTCCCCTATGAGT from Dysidea avara chromosome 2, odDysAvar1.4, whole genome shotgun sequence includes these protein-coding regions:
- the LOC136247982 gene encoding uncharacterized protein — translated: MATMQHSTSRKPDEWPQWLRRFEQFQLTSGLSEEKSQAKQISTLLYCLGEEAESVLASTSITSEERQKYETVVAKLNGYFKVCKNVIFERARFNRRNQLPEESAEEYITTLYSLVENCEYGDLTSQMIRDRLVVGIHDTVLSEHLQMDATLTLDKAMQMVHQREAVQQQQQVFLNQTTKPQLSVDHVKGRKFKSLHTKGITLNRDKQTQKHKCIRCGNKPHLHSIFPARDSVCHKCKKKGHYSLSKHVHEMTSDSQ